A window of Lysobacter terrestris contains these coding sequences:
- the tatC gene encoding twin-arginine translocase subunit TatC, translating to MPDADTGQGEARLIDHLIELRARLLRAVTGLIIVFVALLPFANKLYAWLAQPLLAKLPAGGQLIATGVASPFFAPVKLAFFTALFVSVPWLLYQAWAFVAPGLYQREKRLALPLLASAVSLFYAGCAFAYFLVLPAVFGFLTKVTPEGVAMMTDIQAYLDFVLVIFLAFGASFELPVALVILVLLGWVTPQQLRESRGYAIVGVFVVAAVITPPDVVSQLMLAIPMCVLYEIGILAARWMTPARK from the coding sequence ATGCCCGACGCTGACACCGGCCAGGGCGAAGCCCGCCTCATCGACCACCTGATCGAACTGCGCGCGCGCCTGCTGCGCGCGGTCACCGGGCTGATCATCGTCTTCGTCGCCCTGCTGCCGTTCGCCAACAAGCTGTACGCGTGGCTGGCGCAGCCGTTGCTGGCGAAGCTGCCGGCCGGCGGCCAGCTGATCGCCACCGGCGTGGCCTCGCCGTTCTTCGCGCCGGTGAAGCTGGCGTTCTTCACCGCGCTGTTCGTGTCGGTACCGTGGCTGCTGTACCAGGCCTGGGCCTTCGTCGCGCCGGGGCTGTACCAGCGCGAGAAGCGGCTGGCCCTGCCGCTGCTGGCCTCGGCGGTGTCGCTGTTCTACGCCGGCTGCGCCTTTGCCTATTTCCTGGTGCTGCCGGCGGTGTTCGGCTTCCTCACCAAGGTCACGCCGGAAGGCGTGGCGATGATGACCGACATCCAGGCGTACCTGGATTTCGTGCTGGTGATCTTCCTCGCCTTCGGCGCCAGCTTCGAACTGCCGGTGGCGCTGGTGATCCTGGTCCTGCTCGGCTGGGTGACGCCGCAGCAGCTGCGCGAGTCGCGCGGCTACGCCATCGTCGGCGTCTTCGTCGTCGCCGCGGTGATCACGCCGCCGGACGTGGTGTCGCAGCTGATGCTGGCGATCCCGATGTGCGTGCTGTACGAGATCGGCATCCTCGCCGCGCGCTGGATGACGCCCGCCCGCAAGTAA
- a CDS encoding short-chain fatty acid transporter — protein sequence MSAGREPWLARAALRCAAFAERWFPDAWVFAVIGVLIVAVAALLGGATPQATAQAFGKGYWSLIPFTMQMVFVVIGGYVVATAPVVARLIGRLARWPRSGRGAVAFVATVSMLTSLLSWGFSLVFAGLLVRALARRTELRMDYRAAGAAAYLGLGAVWALGLSSSAAQLQANPASMPPGLLEITGVLPFAQTIFLWQSLALTAALIVVSVLVAYATAPGEAAARGVELATTLHDEAPAPVRTRPGEWLEHSPLLTVLLSLLAFGWLASEFAAKPFANAIADLNTYNLLFLSLALLLHWRPRGFLDAVTRAVPGTAGVLLQFPLYGGIAMLLTGVPGTDGATLAHRLSELFVQVASRDSFALVMGAYSAVLGFFVPSGGGKWIIEAPYVMQAATELQVHLGWAVQVYNAAEALPNLVNPFWMLPLLGVLGLKARDIVGFTFVQLLVHVPLVLGLLWLLGMTLDYVPPVLPVVS from the coding sequence ATGAGCGCCGGCCGCGAACCCTGGCTGGCGCGCGCGGCCCTGCGCTGCGCCGCCTTCGCCGAACGCTGGTTTCCCGACGCGTGGGTGTTCGCGGTGATCGGCGTGCTGATCGTCGCGGTGGCCGCGTTGCTCGGCGGGGCGACGCCGCAGGCGACCGCGCAGGCGTTCGGCAAGGGCTACTGGAGCCTGATCCCGTTCACCATGCAGATGGTGTTCGTCGTCATCGGCGGCTACGTGGTGGCGACGGCGCCGGTGGTGGCGCGGCTGATCGGGCGCCTGGCGCGCTGGCCGCGCAGCGGCCGCGGCGCGGTCGCGTTCGTCGCCACGGTGAGCATGCTGACGTCGCTGCTGAGCTGGGGCTTCTCGCTGGTCTTCGCCGGCCTGCTGGTGCGCGCGCTGGCGCGACGCACCGAGCTGCGCATGGACTACCGCGCGGCGGGCGCCGCCGCCTACCTCGGGCTCGGCGCGGTGTGGGCGCTGGGGCTCAGTTCGTCGGCAGCGCAGCTGCAGGCGAATCCGGCGAGCATGCCGCCCGGCCTGCTCGAGATCACCGGCGTGCTGCCGTTCGCGCAGACGATCTTCCTGTGGCAGTCGCTGGCGCTGACCGCGGCGTTGATCGTCGTGTCGGTGCTGGTCGCCTACGCGACCGCGCCGGGCGAAGCCGCGGCGCGCGGCGTGGAGCTGGCGACAACGTTGCACGACGAAGCGCCGGCGCCGGTGCGCACGCGCCCGGGCGAATGGCTGGAGCACAGCCCGCTGCTGACCGTGCTGCTGTCGCTGCTCGCCTTCGGCTGGCTGGCCAGCGAGTTCGCCGCCAAGCCGTTCGCGAACGCGATCGCCGATCTCAACACCTACAACCTGCTGTTCCTGTCGCTGGCCCTGCTGCTGCACTGGCGGCCGCGCGGCTTCCTCGATGCGGTGACGCGCGCGGTGCCGGGCACGGCGGGCGTGCTGCTGCAGTTCCCGCTGTACGGCGGCATCGCGATGCTGCTGACCGGCGTGCCCGGCACCGATGGCGCCACCCTCGCGCACCGGCTGTCGGAGCTGTTCGTGCAGGTTGCCTCGCGCGACAGCTTCGCGCTGGTGATGGGCGCGTACTCGGCGGTGCTGGGTTTCTTCGTGCCCTCGGGCGGCGGCAAGTGGATCATCGAGGCGCCGTACGTGATGCAGGCCGCGACCGAACTGCAGGTGCACCTGGGCTGGGCGGTGCAGGTCTACAACGCCGCCGAGGCGCTGCCGAACCTGGTCAATCCGTTCTGGATGCTGCCGCTGCTGGGCGTGCTGGGCTTGAAGGCGCGCGACATCGTCGGCTTCACCTTCGTGCAGTTGCTGGTGCATGTGCCGCTGGTGCTGGGCCTGCTGTGGCTGCTCGGCATGACGTTGGACTACGTGCCGCCGGTGCTGCCGGTGGTCTCGTAG
- the ubiA gene encoding 4-hydroxybenzoate octaprenyltransferase codes for MGYERDYAPIPPTVPRWRERLGQYWSLVRGDRPIGWLLLLWPTWWGLWLAAKGVPPWWTLVVFSLGVWLTRAAGCVINDYADRWLDPHVERTKQRPLATGAVRGREALALFAVLMLVAFGLVLTMNRLTVWMSFVGVVLAASYPYLKRYTYLPQVYLGMAFGWGIPMAFAAIQGEVPALAWLLYVANILWSTAYDTWYAMVDRDDDLRMGSKSTAILFGDMDLVAQGVLYTLFFYALFLVGRRAELGPYYWYALGVAALLVVYEFVLARGRDRDGCFRAFLHNHWVGLVVFAGFALDFALRAR; via the coding sequence ATGGGTTACGAGCGCGACTACGCCCCGATTCCACCGACCGTGCCGCGGTGGCGCGAGCGCCTGGGCCAGTACTGGTCGCTGGTCCGCGGCGACCGGCCGATCGGCTGGCTGCTGCTGCTGTGGCCGACGTGGTGGGGCCTGTGGCTCGCCGCGAAGGGCGTGCCGCCGTGGTGGACGCTGGTGGTGTTCAGCCTCGGCGTGTGGCTGACGCGCGCGGCCGGCTGCGTGATCAACGACTACGCCGACCGCTGGCTCGATCCGCACGTCGAGCGCACCAAGCAACGGCCGCTCGCCACCGGCGCCGTGCGCGGACGCGAGGCGCTCGCGCTGTTCGCGGTGCTGATGCTGGTCGCGTTCGGCCTGGTGCTGACGATGAACCGGCTCACCGTCTGGATGAGCTTCGTCGGCGTGGTCCTGGCCGCGAGTTATCCGTACCTGAAGCGCTACACCTACCTGCCGCAGGTGTACCTGGGCATGGCGTTCGGCTGGGGCATCCCGATGGCGTTCGCCGCGATCCAGGGCGAAGTGCCGGCGCTCGCATGGCTGCTGTACGTCGCCAACATCCTGTGGTCGACCGCGTACGACACCTGGTACGCGATGGTCGATCGCGACGACGACCTGCGCATGGGCAGCAAGTCGACGGCGATCCTGTTCGGCGACATGGACCTGGTCGCGCAGGGCGTGCTGTACACGCTGTTCTTCTACGCCCTGTTCCTGGTCGGGCGGCGCGCGGAGCTGGGGCCGTACTACTGGTATGCGCTGGGCGTGGCCGCGTTGCTGGTCGTCTACGAATTCGTGCTGGCGCGCGGGCGCGACCGCGACGGCTGCTTCCGCGCCTTCCTGCACAACCACTGGGTGGGGCTGGTGGTGTTCGCGGGCTTCGCCCTCGACTTCGCGCTGCGCGCGCGATGA
- the tatB gene encoding Sec-independent protein translocase protein TatB has translation MFDIGFGEIFLIAVVALLVLGPERLPKAARFAGLWVRRARAQWYSVKAELENELADDELKRSLRQARSDLQDARDALAQGGTALQQQFEETRAGLRDAVQSNRVADDDGDAHAPPADPVADAEQAALPFDDHDGTPDSRPTGADARHSDARR, from the coding sequence ATGTTCGACATCGGATTCGGCGAGATTTTCCTGATCGCGGTCGTGGCCCTGCTCGTGCTGGGCCCCGAACGCCTGCCCAAGGCCGCGCGCTTCGCCGGCCTGTGGGTGCGGCGCGCGCGCGCGCAGTGGTATTCGGTCAAGGCCGAACTGGAAAACGAACTCGCCGACGACGAACTCAAGCGCAGCCTGCGGCAGGCACGCAGCGACCTGCAGGACGCGCGCGATGCGCTGGCGCAGGGCGGCACGGCGCTGCAGCAGCAGTTCGAGGAAACCCGCGCCGGCCTGCGCGACGCCGTGCAGTCGAATCGCGTAGCGGATGACGACGGCGATGCGCACGCGCCGCCGGCGGACCCGGTCGCCGATGCCGAACAGGCCGCGCTGCCGTTCGACGACCACGACGGCACGCCCGACTCCCGCCCCACCGGCGCCGACGCACGCCACTCCGATGCCCGACGCTGA
- the tatA gene encoding Sec-independent protein translocase subunit TatA, which yields MGGLSIWHWLIVLVIVVLVFGTKRLGSVGKDLGEAVKGFKKGMQDDDDDKKPSPQLRDGSRDESSTTSQRDDERTPR from the coding sequence ATGGGCGGTTTGAGCATTTGGCACTGGCTGATCGTGCTGGTGATCGTGGTGCTGGTGTTCGGCACCAAGCGCCTGGGCAGCGTCGGCAAGGACCTCGGTGAAGCGGTGAAGGGCTTCAAGAAGGGCATGCAGGACGACGATGACGACAAGAAGCCGTCGCCGCAGCTGCGCGACGGATCGCGCGACGAAAGCAGCACCACGTCGCAGCGCGACGACGAGCGCACCCCGCGCTGA